tttgtaggctgattttcTATtaagtttgtttgagcatccaggcagcaacattggctcaaataATGGTGTGTGTTTGGGGCGGCACTATCTGATTTTGATTAATGGCAGACGGGGGAagtgtttggggaaacctgtttgaaatcagttattatttttgcaatcagACCTAATTACTAATAGTTACTAATAGTAACACTTTGTTTTGTTCACTCTCAATTTATCTGTAGATTTCTTTCTGAGCAGCCTTTCCCAGCCTCATTCTGCTGAGCTACAGGAGCAGCTGCTCTCTTGCCTTGGTAGTGACTGCCTCTCCACTAGAGAATACTGGGACAAGAAGGTAAACAAACCCAGGCATGTTCGGAACGCTGAATATGATGCAGCCTGTAATTCCTCTTAACCTGATACATGTCTAATACATACACTGTAAAGTTATTAAGAGTGACAACTGATTATTGTAGTATAATTTCATCTTCAATTCCACACCTGTTGGCTGCTAGTGAATAGCACAATTGGAGAATCTTAGTTTGCATTCTTATCCTAAAATGCCTGTGAAATTCAAAGGGTCTctttcgttttgttttttgtttttttttctccaggatTCGGGACGTTGGTCAGTCGGTCCTGGAGATGACCTCAGTTCGGGTGTGTTTTCTTACAACAGCCAACAAGATGGCCAGAGCTTCAGCAGGGACTGGCTTGTCCCCGTGCATCAACCTCCTCCTCGGTGCTTTGAGGGTGTGTAAACAAGTCCTAATTAAATATCAAAGACCTCCCAGTCAAGATTAACCATTATTTTAAAAGTTACAACTAAACACATATGAGAAGAAATCGAAGATATTTTTATAGGACATTTCTCAGACAAGTGGGCAAGGTTATTTGTACCACGCTCATGTCTGTACTTTGTTTCTTCAGGAGTGGATGTTTATATCAGGGACTTTGATGGGAAATGCTTTCATATTCGGGAGACGCCCAGGGTGAAAGTAGGCCACATTGCAAGAGGAATCAGTGATCAGGTAAGAAATGTGTATTGTCAATATTGCTGTCTTATTTCAATGCAAAAACATATTATCTACATTACTGCTTTGTGTTTGCAAGTGTATAATACTTTTCTCTCTCGGGCAGATCTCAGAGAGCGTATTCAGCCTGCAAACAGAGGATGGTTGCCTGGTAGCCCATGACAAAGAGGTTCAGGAAAAAAGCCTCTTCTTGCGTTGTGTCCCTGCTCTGAACTGCAACCATCATCATCAGCATAGGCACAACCCCTGCTGCACACTTGCCCCAGACTGTGGACACGCCTCTTGCTGCAAAATGCCATGGAGTTGGAGGATCAGAGAGGGAGTGCTGGAGACCAGAGACTGATCTCTTCAGTCCCAGATGAGTTTCTATAAAACGTCCTGTCTAAGATGACTTGGaattaaaacaatacatttaatttttttaaacatagtaTGCTTATTGCAGTTTAACTGTGTGCCGTCTATGTCTGTAGCCATCTGTCGGACTTTCTTGAGCCATTGTCATATTATTGGTTTACATTCTTActgttttaaaattgtttaaaagaaCTATGCAGTTCTTGCCTCCCTGTGTTGTTAAAATTATTGTAAGCCTTCAAGTCTTTTTGATTCATAGCAAGATACATTTAAAGACTTTTGTCAATCTAGTGCCTTACCCCAAAGCACTTATTAATTAGTTTACAATGTCAGAATGATCTACCTGTGTAACATGTGTAGATGCATATCCAGCTGCCTGAAATTGTTTTTagaagatttgtttttttttttttttttgattgtgaTTGTGAaggaatgttttacatttttgtgttaataaaaGGAAACATATTCTTTACATTTTACCAGTTGTCTCAATTATCTATTACTGAAGAATGTTTCCTAACTATGTTTGTAAAAAATCTAcagttgtgctgaaaagtttgcataccctggcagaaattgtgaaattttggcattgattttgaaaatatgattgatcatgcaaaaaaaactgtcttttatttaatgatagtgatcatatgaagccatttattatcacatagttgtttggctcctttttaaatcataatgataacagaaatcacccaaatggccctgatcaaaagtttacacacccttgaatgtttgaccttgttacagacacacaaggtgacacacacaggtttaaatggcaattaaaggttaatttcccatacatgtggctttttaaattgcaattagtgtctgtgtataaacagtcaatgagtttgttagctctcacgtgaatgcactgagcaggctagatactgagccatggggagcagaaaagaactgtcaaaagacctgcgtaacaaggtaatagaagtttataaatatggaaaaggatataaaaagatatccaaagccttgaaaataccagtcagtactgttcaatcacttattaagaagtggaaaattcggggatctcttgataccaagccaaggtcaggtagaccaagaaagatttcagccagaaCTTccgaagaattgttcgggatacaaagaaaaacccacaggtaacctcaggagaaatacaggctgctctggaaaaagacggtgtggttgtttcaaggagcacaatacgacaatacttgaacaaaaattagctgcatggtcgagttgccagaaagaagcctttactgcgccaatgccacaaaaaagcccagttacaatatgcctgacaacaccttgacacacctcacagcttctggcacactgtaatttagagtgacgagaccaaaatagagctttatggtcacaaccataagcgctatgtttggagaggggtcaacaaggcctatagtgaaaagaatatcatccccactgtgaagcatggaggtggctcactgatgttttgggggtgtgtgagctctaaaggcacggggaatcttgtgaaaattgatggcatgctgaatgcagcatgttatcagaaaatactggcagacaatttgcattcttctgcacgaaagctgcgcatgggacgctcttggactttccagcacgacaatgtccctaagcacaaggccaagttgactctccagtggttacagcagaaaaaggtgaaggttctggagtggccatcacagtctcctgacattaatatcattgagccactctggggagatctcaaacgtgcggttcatgcaagacgaccaaagactggaagcattttgctaagacgaatgggtagctataccacctgcaagaatttggggcctcctAGACAACTATTActaaagactgcacgctgtcattgatgctaaatggggcaatacacagtattaagaactaagggtatgcagacttttgaacaggggtcattttatttttttctttgttgccatgttttgttttatgattgtgccattctgttataacatacagttgaatatgactcccataagaaataaaagaaatgtgttttgcctgatcactcatgttttctttaaaaatgatacatatattaccaattctccaagggtatgcaaacttttgagcacaactgtaattacaaatataatctcattgaacaaagatttttagaagaatttctcagctctgtaggtcaatacaatgcaagtgaatagggtcactttgaagctccaaaaaaaaaacaaaaaaaaaaaaaacaaggttagcataaaagtaattcaaaagactccagtcttctgaagtgatctaataaattttgggtgaaaacagaccaaaatgtaatcaaatttctgactgcacatcttgccattgcagtctctaggcacgatcatgatttcaagctcagttacgcttcctagtgcttgacgcatgcgcagagcaacagatggcactaggaagtgtgctccagcttgaaatcatgatcgccaaggatactgctggggtgcttctcatttgtaaagttgtgcatcctcgtttcctttccttgatTATTTTCCTCGCTTCctagctccaccctcttaggaaatgaggaaaggatgCAAAAAAAGGAAACGAGGACAAGGAATCAAAGCAAGACGGATTTGTAAAATGAAACGTCCTGCTCACTCGCGCGTCAATTCAGAGCACGTTTTAGCACAGCTGCAGTACATCGGCCTGCTTGCTGTTGTTATTGacaactttatttattaataaattaataataaatcaaaataattcaagatgcaatGTTGAAGTATGTGTCacttatggtttatttaaactgcaaaggtgatacatgaatgaaaactattgtgtcagatgtaaagggggaggagaattaatacgTGAGTCCAGCAAGTCTTCCACATAGGATGCTGCTGTGTTTCCTCATTCAAGCATCCTCTGTAGGCTTCCTCCATCCTCTGTCCTTGCCTCCTcgtggtgcatttagagaattgatacaCCCTTTATCATGGTGGATTTCGATCGGTTTCCAGGTCACGGGCTCGAGGACGGAGGAGCGAGGaaaacaaggatgcacaatttaggaaatgagaagcacccctgatgtcaatatttattggaaacttttgttacattttggtctgttctcacctaaaaccgacTGGataatttcagaagacatggattaaacaactggagttatatggattaattttacgctgcctttatgtgctttttggagcttcaaagttttggaccccattcacttgcattgcatggacctacagctgaaatattcttctaaaaatcttcatttgtgttctgaagaagaaaaagtcatacacatctgggatggcatgaagttaAGTAAACAATTAGAGAATTtgcttttttgggtgaactgttcctttaataccGTTTATAAAGCCTCTTAGGAGGATACCTCATAAAATCTACAGCAAAATGACTGTTTTGATTAGTTTAACATTTTAGTAACTACAGAATTCCTATAATTCCATAGTtctgatgattttactattattctaaaatgtggaaaattataATCAAGAATGAGTAGCTATGTTCAGCTGGTACTCAATGTCTCTGTCAAAAAAACACTCACTTCATAAAAACAATTTATTGTTCCATTTTACATCttacaaaacaaattcatgagcTCACAGCACATAGACTGCCACAGGGTGCACAATTCATACCATTTTACAAAGACATagaaaaagatgaaaaaagtGGTGGCTAGTATCGTAAAAAGGCcaaggcactgtcaaaaaaataaaaaaaaattaaaaaaaatcatttgcaaGTAAAGTTAGGTTTTGGGTGTGGCTAACATCGTAAAAATACAGTActgagaagactttacagagggGAAGAGCTAAACTGATCTGTCTGTAAGTCCGAGATGAAAGTCAGTGTCTGTGCGTATTTCAAACGCACACAATCACCGAGTGTTTGCACCAGCTCGAGCAAAACAAACTTATATTCATAACATCTCCATATGTGGAAAGAATCACATCTACACTCGTCATGTTTTTGGATAGTCAGGTAGGTAAATCCACTGTTCAAAAAGGAAATTATTTGGTTATGTAAAAAACACGATCGTCATGGCTCAGAGAAGTTTAATGCAGTCACTTGTCTTATCCATCCCTGGTAAAGGAAGGGCGCATTGCTCATATTAACTTATAAACAACCACATAGTGCAACCCGAGTGCTGACTGGTTGGCTGCATTGTCGCATTCCCATGCTCAAACACTGTTGCAAACACTAGACGTACACTTAAGAGGCTAAACTTGTACCTTCATCGCTGAAGTACAATCAACTGCATGCCTTTGGATTAGATATTTCATAGTCCCTATTGTGATGAGTTGAAGGAGACTATGAACAAAGAAAGAAGAGAGGAGGATTGAGGAAGAGAGGAGAAATTCAGATATCCACAGAATACACCCTGAGCCCATTCCTATCCTTTCAGATGACAGCACAttccaaaaaaacatttagaaataaCAGCAATTCAACACTTACAGAGCAATTATAAAtctaattaaatcatattttgacTGCCATTATGCACAGTTTGACAAAGAATATGAGACTGATCCTAAACGAGAAATGTATGAATTGAAACAATGtcaataaattaaatcaaataccCAATCTATCCAGCCACTGAACCTATATGACGTAAACACCCTTAACCCCAAACGAAAAATAAATACCTAAAATTATGCCTAAACCTGAACGCATTAAACTCTCATTTTCAGTGCAAATATTATAGAGATTTAAGCTTGTAGATGAGAAAGGGTACAGGCTCAAGAGTAACAAGAGTGGCTTGATAAAACTATATCATCCTTGACTCTCACTCTTTCCtcttctctctttccctctcaatCTCTTTTTCTATGAGCTGAAATCGTTTTCAACTCTCCTATTCATCTCTTTCTTCATTCTTCTGTGTCTCTCTATTCCAAACCCCCACATCTTTCCGTTTCCTTTTGCTGGTGTTTCACCCTCTGTTCTCTGTCTTAACTTTCCCTTCTCTTGCTCTCCACCTTCCTCTCTGTCCTTGTCTTCACATCTTGCGGATCACCAGCACAGTGGTGAGAACTCCAGCCAGGAAGACCCCGATCGTCTGCCATGTGGGGGTCCCGAAGTAAGAGCGAATTCCCTCCTGAAGAAGACAAAAAGTGATTGTTAAGAGGGAAAGAGTGGGAGCAATTAGGACAACATGAAATCTAAATTTGACTTAGTAAtttcttaataaatgtccctAGTGTTATTACAGATGAAAATAACCCAAAATAATATTATAGCCTTACACAGGGTTTTTTAAACTGTGGTCCAGGGACCCCCCCAGGCCGCAAGAGGGCACTAGGGGGtccacgagagagagagaaataattttacaaaatttattttttggggaaATCACATTTAATATCTTAGCTTGGCAAATTAACTACAGTACAGTAAACACTATTCACTGCTCTAcctaaatacagtaaaaaaaaattattacggAGACATTCCGCTTTTTAAAGACTTAGAAAATCATGAGATTTCATGAGATGAGAGAACCATTATGAAGagcgctatacaaatacatttgaaaacatatTTCTTTAGGTTTATACATATAACATTAATTGTGGGTTTCAATTATATACAAATGACATATTTTCCATTTTAAGTTAATTAGTTGTGGCATCAGTACAATGATTTTCCAAGAATATTTTGCTTTATCAATagaaattagtatttttatacataaaaatatatagttgCCTCTAAATTTTAGGAATGGGGGCCCCTAAAAAAGGCATTCATCATTTTTGGTGGTCCTTGACATCAAAAAGTTTATGAACCCTTGGCCTAACATGTTTCCCTCCCTCCTGTCAAATCTTGAGGCTGTATTACTGACATATTCTATATGAAAGGTTAAAAATTTACTAAACAGATAAGATAGCACTATAGAGTTAGGATCTTTCTGTAATACGGCCCCAAATGAATAATATCAAGTCCTGGCCTACATTCGCTTTATCTTAAAATGTCACAATAAGGAAGTGAAATGTTTTTAAGAAATTACTGAGTGAATTTAACCAAGGCTGCGTGCTTCTTTGAAGCAATTTATCGCAGTATCAGTGGGTTTGATAAAGGTCATTAGCAGCATGTGTTAAAATGTCACATTCATTTTAACAcccaacattttacatttttaagaaactgacagggtgagtaaatcatccTTTTGCTACTTACCCAGCCACCCTGTTCCCTAATCCAGTTAATAATATGCTCCTGAATGTAAGACATAGTCCAGCTGATGATGGTTCTGATAATGTCAGGAACCTTTGTCGAAATAGCCTGTGAGTaaaagagtgagaaagagaatgttaaaaacattaaagggatagttcacccaaaaatgaaaattctctcattatttactcaccctcatgccatcccagttgtgtataacttttttcttatgcagaacacaaacatagatttttagaaacatatctcagctctgtatggtGAACAGAACTCTggcaaaaacacaaaggcagacTAAAATcttctgggtgagaacagaacaaaatatacctatattttcacaataaatctcgacatcagcagtctccttggtgatcatgatttcaagctccattacactactagcaccatctagtgctctacggatgcttcaagcactaggaagtgtaatcaagctttaaatcattattgtgcctagagactgcaatgccaagatgtacagtgaaaaaggagttacattttgttctggtctcacccaaaatcggttagattgctttagaagacatgaattaaaccactggagtcatatggattacatttatgctgactttgtgcttactggagcgtcaaagttttggtcaccattcacttgcactgtatggacctacagagctgaaacattcttctaaaaatcttcatttgtgttcagcagaagaaagtcatacacatctggtatggcatgagggcgggtaaatgatgagagaattttcattttcactaatcctttaaattaaaacaatgcatTGCATCAATATGAGACTGAGCTTGCATGTGCCTTCACCTTGATGACAAGCCGACATGCAAAGTAGAAAAGTGCCACCACCCTGCCCCAGTTGAACTTCCCATCAGAGAAGATCTCACAGGCCACTTTGATGAAGACATCTTTAGTAGGTTGAAGTTTGGAGTCGtttaacatgctaacaacacaaaacaacaatGGAGATGCACATAGAGTTGCAGCACATTGCCATCCAGTGAGCATTTCTGAGCATAGCAGGagatcatgaaaagaaactattCCTGTAATATTCATACTGAAGGGTTCATATGACATTATCCGTTCCACACAGTCAGTTCCAAACTAGCAATGATACATGctctttaaatgttaaaaaacccTCACTGGATGAATTTGCTTATACAgtcacaaaaatataataataataataataataatcagaataaatcaTTGGCAAATAACTGTAATTCAAACTGTGCTGAAATGATTTTATGCTTTTGGCTGTTTAGGTTACCATATACCATCACTTTTACACAGAACAGTGACTGTACAGCCAGTGAAAAATGGTGAAACATAAGTTCTTATGATTGTGACAGAAAGCAGTATACAGTCTGCCTATATGCATACTCTAACTGTGTCTAAATGTACATGCTGTGAGTGTAGCATATAGCTAttaaatttattatatttattaatataaatatatatatatatttattatataaataaatatataatatatattaatataaatatatatttattatatttattaatataaatatatatatttatatatagctattaaatttattatatttattattaaatttattatATTAGTGTAGCATATAGCTACTAAATATAGACTAAATACACCATACagtctatatatattatatatatatatatatatatatatatatatatatatatatatatatatatatatgagagagagtgtgtgtgtgtgtgtacataccaTAAATGCAATTTATAGTATAATAGTCAATACtatttagatatataaaatatatagtcATACTATATAGAATATTATATAGTTTGAATTATGCAGTAGGTGTAATATATAgctactatatagatacacagaCTAAATACACTATATAGGCAGTATGTATatactagaggtcaaccgatagtggattttgccaataccgataaccaaGGTGGTGACAAAGGCAGATAATGCAGATACACGATTAAtctgctgatagtttttttttttaattattattattgatttacagAATGATAAAACTTTTGTTagttttccttactatgacaggcacagacattgaggctacaagagtcccccccccaaaaaaaaagatttagtgCATAACATTGGACatttaacaataaacaagccGAAActacacatatgtgtgtgtgtgtgtttgtgtgtgattatatatattatatagcatATAGTCTGAATGTACACAGAAGATTTAATACATACAGTTGAATATGGTTTGAATGTACATGCAGTATGTGTAGTATATAGCTATGGCTACATACTTTATAGATATATAAACTATATAGTCAGACTATATCATCTGAATGCACTTGAAGTAGATGTTGATAAAAAACCCTGAGACAGTGGAAATGTATTCTCAACTGCAAAGGTATATAACTTACGTTTGCAGCTGCATATTTCCATCCAGCTCGTCTCCAATCTGCTGCAAA
This portion of the Myxocyprinus asiaticus isolate MX2 ecotype Aquarium Trade chromosome 14, UBuf_Myxa_2, whole genome shotgun sequence genome encodes:
- the LOC127451841 gene encoding apoptosis regulator BAX-like isoform X2, whose translation is MTLKGNGNEQILDLGAALLNNFIYERVRRHGDCDAEVTRSQLGRVELCDPSHKRLAECLQQIGDELDGNMQLQTMLNDSKLQPTKDVFIKVACEIFSDGKFNWGRVVALFYFACRLVIKAISTKVPDIIRTIISWTMSYIQEHIINWIREQGGWEGIRSYFGTPTWQTIGVFLAGVLTTVLVIRKM
- the LOC127451841 gene encoding apoptosis regulator BAX-like isoform X1 → MRIGLRTAVKQHKEEEEDVTVDGSILAYFHANMAALSGEGDTGNGNEQILDLGAALLNNFIYERVRRHGDCDAEVTRSQLGRVELCDPSHKRLAECLQQIGDELDGNMQLQTMLNDSKLQPTKDVFIKVACEIFSDGKFNWGRVVALFYFACRLVIKAISTKVPDIIRTIISWTMSYIQEHIINWIREQGGWEGIRSYFGTPTWQTIGVFLAGVLTTVLVIRKM